The DNA window TATTTTAGAAAACTTCCGCCTTCCACTTTATTAATAGCAGATGAAGCTCACAACTTAGGGTCTAAGGATACTCTTAGATTGCTTCCAAAGATAGCGATCAATAGAAGAATTGGTCTATCCGCTACTCCAAATAGAAAATATGATGAAGCTGGAAATGGAGAAATCGAAAGTTTTTTCAATGATAATAATCCATATGTTTATTCATTTTCAATGAAAGAAGCAATACAAAAGAATTTCCTGTGCACTTACACATATCATCCTTATTTGGTGCAATTAACTGATGAAGAATTTGAAGAGTATCTTGAAATTACTAAAAAGCTAGCTAGATTTTTTAATGATAAAGAAGGTTTTAAAAATTCGCCTGAGGCTGAAAAGCTTTTACTTTTAAGAAAAAGAATTATACATAAAGCGAACAATAAAAAAAAGGCCTTTCGAGAAATTATAGAAATTGAATTCAAACGAAAGGGTAATTTAAAGTATACTCTCGTTTATGCGCCAGAGGGAATTGAGAATAATTATTCAGATGTTGAAACAGAAATAGAGAGTCAAGATGATATTAAACTCTTAGATGAGTATTCTCGAATTGTGAGAGATATAGATAAATCAGTAATGATCTCACAGTTTATTGCAAATACGTATAATAGAGATAATGTGTTAAAAGAATTTGAACAAGGTGATAGACATGTTTTAGTCTCAATGAAGTGTCTAGATGAGGGGATTGATGTTCCTCGTTCCGAAGTTGCTATTTTTTGTGCGAGTACTGGAAATCCGAGGCAATTTATTCAAAGAAGAGGTCGTGTTTTGCGACCCCATATTGATAAAACATACGCCAGAATTTATGATCTTGTCGTCATTCCTCCATCAGCGGGTATTTCAACGTATGCGATGGAACGCAATTTAATAAAAAATGAATTAGAGAGAGTAATTGAATTTTCTGATCTATCAATGAATAAAATGGAAACTTATACTAAATTACAGAAAGTATTAAATGATTATAATTTATCATTCACAAAGTAAAGGAGAGTAAAATGTCAAAAACAGATAGAATCTTAACTGAATTTCTGAAACATGAATTGGTTTTAAGTGAAACTAAACTTAATAAAGAAACCATACCTAAGAAAGTAGAAGAAGCAAAGAACAGCGGCAACTTGCTGATATCTGCTATAGCAACTATTGTTGAACAGGTCGAAAAAGGATCCGGTGCAGTTGGTATCGATACACTTATGATGAAGAAAATTAATACCGTAAAGGATATGATATGAAAATAAATCGAATTATTATAGAAAATTATTTATGTTACTATGAAAAGAAAACATTTAATCTTTCTGATGGTCTGAATATTATTATTGGGGAAAATGGTGAAGGAAAAACTAAGTTTTATGAAGCACTTGATTGGATGTTTACAGGTTTAATTGATGGGAAAGAGCCAAAGCTATTAGAATTAATTTCAGCAAAGAAAAAAAAAGATTCCTCAGTTGGTGGTAAATTTGAAGTATCCGTATCCATTGAAGTGAGACAATTTAATGAAGTTAAATATGTAAAAAGATCTTATGTTGTAACAAAAGAATCTGATTTAAATTTTATTACTTCACAGGTAATGCTAACTGCCACTGTAGATAAGGTAAACGGAGAAAGAGAGCATGCCCGTGCTGAGCAGATTTTTAGTGAGATATTTCCTGAAAGATATCGTAGATTCTCGATGTTTAAAGGAGAACAAGAATTTAGAATTTTAGAAAAACCGGACTCGTTCAATGAGCTAGTGGCTGCCTTTTCTGAATCATCTGACTATGAGAATTATACTAAGGCTATTTCTGAGATGAGAAAAATAAGAGAGAAAAGTATTAGCGAAGCAGGTAAACGATCTCAAAAAGATAGTATAAATTACCAGATAGCTAAAACTAAGATTGAAGAGAAAGAAAAAGAAGTAAAGAGTTTCAGTGATCGACTTTATATAATTAAAAATAATAAAAATATATTAGAACAGCAAATAAAGCTTCATGAAAGTTCTGTTGCAAATTCAGAAGAAATCGAAAAATTAAATAAGAGGATTGCTGAATTAGAACAAGCTATCAAATCAAAGCAAGATTTAATTGATCAAGATTATACAAAGTATTTATTTGATGAGAAATGGATTTTACGTGATTTTGAATCTGTTTTCAATGAATACTGTCGAAAAATTGAAAATTTTTCAAAAGAGAAATGGGAGCAGGAATCGAATTATCAGAAAAAAATTGCATACGAACAAGGGCAGGCAGACTTAATAACAGCGCATAAAGCTAATTTACCTTTTGATGTTCCATCAGTCGATCTAATGCGTGATATGTTAGAAGAGGAAATTTGCAAGGTATGTAATCGATCAGCGCCTATCGGCTCGGATGCATATATATTTATGAAAAGTAGATTCGAGAAATACAAGAAAATAGTGGAAGGAGGAGCGAAAAAGAAAAAGGAACAATTTCTTTTTTCAAACGATTATTTAGGTAAATTAAGATTTATTATGGATACTCATAGAAATAACCGTTTGCTAGCGGAAGATATAATGGAAAGCATTGAACAAAAAAAACAAAGTAATCACTCATTGTTTGAAGAAATTAATGACCTAAATAATAAGTTAGCTTCGGAAAAAAAAGAAAAGTCCAGAATTATTTCTTTTTCGAATGAATCCGAAGAAAGGTCTCAAAACAAATTAACAGATTATAGAAGCTGGATACAAGATTTATGGGATTGTAAAAGAGAAGAAATAACATTTACTGAAAAATTAAATGGTCTAGTAAATGAATTGAAAGATTTGGAGGAAGAGGCTACGCGATATAATACGACAAAGGATCCAATTTTAGTAAAGGCAAGAGATTTATACGATACAATTTCAAAAATTTTCAATGATACAAAAGAAAGAAAGTTTGATGATTTTATAGAAAAATTGCAAAGAGAGACAAATGAAATATTCGGGAAGATTAACCTAGATGCATTTAAAGGATATATTAAATTTGAAAAAAAATTAATAGGAACAAAAGCTAATATAAACGTTTTATTAATTGAGGACAATGGTATATTTGAAAATCCAAATGACTCTTTAAAGACATCTATGCACATTTCAATATTATTTGCAATCTCAAAGCTTGCAAAAGAGTTTAGTTCGGATGATTATCCCATGATCTTCGACGCCCCTACATCTACTTTCGGAGAATTGAAAACTACAAATTTCTTAAATGTTTTGAATGAAGTTGGAAATCAGAAAATACTGCTCATTAAAGATTTTATAACAAGAGATTTGAAAAATGGAAATTTAACAATCAAAAATGAGTTTCGAAATATTAAAAGAGACAAAGCCTTTTGGGTTAAATTACAAAGACCTTTTGATGAGCATAACCTAAGTACAATTAATACAGAAGTAGTGGAGTTATAAAATGGAAGATTTTGATTTATTTAAAAAATGGGCAAGTAAGACTCCGAAATATGATAAAAAATACTCTGATAACTTATTTGATAAGATAACTAAAAAAGGCGGGGGCTCTGATAGAACCCAAAAAGATAGGGGTAAACTATTTAATACAAATTATGAGCTTTATATCTATTGTTTTTTTCTTGGTCTATATAATAACGAAAGATTGAAAATTCCAGTAGATTCAATAAAGCAAGATTTTAGTCATCCGATTCAACATTGGGGAAGCAAAGGAAATAGAAAAGATCGAGGTGAGTTTACCGTTTTACAAGAAAGTATTTTTATAGCATGTGTGGCTAAAACAGAAGTTGACTTCATAGAGTTAGAAAAAGGCAGTATATCTCCGAACCATATTGTTGATGCTTTAATCGAAACATTGGAAAGTTATACAAATGGAGGATTAATTTTATTACAGGAAGAAATGGATAAAAACGTTAATTTCACACTTCTCGACATGGCATTTCTCGATTTAATTTTTAAACATCAAAGCCATTAAATCGGCGACTAACCATCACACCATGAACCTAGCTAAACTATTTTCACGTGCGGATGATGAGATCATCCAAGATATAATCGGGCATACATCGATTAGCCTGTTACAGAAGGTGATGCCGGAAAAGGCTACGCCTTCGCAGTTGAAGAAGTTGGTGGTGGAATTATTTCATTATGAAGGGTTGTTATTAAAGGATGATACGAGAGCGCATATCATTGATTTGCTGCGGACAGATGAGATACAGAGTTTGCATGGTAGGTTGGGATTACGAGCGAATGGAAGTTTGTATGAGAGCTTAAAGAGATTGAAGTTTGAAAGAGGATCGGAGAAAGAAGAGATTCTCTTTACATTCTTTGAATTAAAAGTTCCAGAGTTAGATAAGAAAGTTGTCGTTCTGCCAGTGGAAGAGGCTGATACTAGTTATGCGCTATTTTCTCATCAAAGAAAAGCGATTCGGGAATTAGAAGACCGATTGAATCATGGGGCTGAGAGGATAATTCTGCATATGCCCACGGGGTCGGGTAAGACTAGAACTACGATGAATTATATCTGTGATTTTCTTCGTAAGAAGGAACCGTCAGTTGTTATATGGCTTGCATATAGTGAGGAATTATGCGAGCAAGCGGTGGGTGAGTTTAAGAAAGCATGGAAGTCGATTGGAAATAGAAAGATTAAAGTGCAAAGATTTTATTCTACTTCGCAGTGGGAAGATGGAATGGAAGACGGAATCATAGTTGCCGGACTTGCTAAGATGTATAGTGCGATTCGAAAAAATGAAATCCAGTTTATCAATGATTTATCAGATAAAGTTTCTCTTATCATAATGGATGAGGCTCACCAAGCAGTTGCCGAGTCTTACAATCGAATCTTACAAATCCTAAGTCGCAAACAAAATGTATCTATCATTGGATTAACAGCAACTCCTGGCAGAAGTTATTTGAATATAGAAGAAGATGAAAAACTAGCGAGCTTCTTTCATCGAAATAAGATTACTTTAAAAGTAGATGGATATAAAAATCCAATCGATTATCTTACGGATAATGGATATTTGGCGAAAGTTACCTTTGAGCCATTGATGCATAAAGGTGGTAACACTATCTCAGATGCGGATATTGCAAAAATAGAAAAAGAATTAGATTTAAGTGAAGAAGTTTTAATCAAGCTAGGAAAAGACGAGATTAGAAATGCAGCAATTCTTTCTAAGTTAAAATCTCTTGTTCTTCGTCATAAAAGAATTATGTTTTTCTCTGCCTCTGTGGAACATTCCAACTTAATTGCATTTATGTTACGAGCCATCGGGATAACAGCATTTTCCGTTACAGGGCAGACCCCATCAAGCGAGAGAGCCAAAGTAATTCGTCAATACAAATCAGATGAGGATACTTCGTTTGTCCTCTGCAACTATGGAATCTTTACTACAGGCTTTGATGCGCCTAAGACAAGTTGTGCTATGATCGCAAGACCAACTAAATCGCTTGTTCTTTATTCCCAAATGGTAGGAAGAGCGATACGCGGAATAGAAGCCGGCGGAAATGAAGAAGCAGAAATTATTACAGTAGTAGATATTAAACTGCCAGGGTTTAGAAGTATGGCAGAAGCATTTATGAATTGGGAAGATGTATTTTAAAAAATAAAGCTAATTATTTTTAGGAGAAAACAATGACAGATAGACATGATATAGTTCCAGCTCACTTAGCAATTCAAGCAATGAGAGACAACGGGTATAAGAATACAGCCTACGCAATCGCTGAATTGATTGACAACTCCTTACAAGCGGGAGCTAAGAATGTGCAACTTCTTTGTGGCGAAGAAGAAGTGGATGGCAACCGGAATAATAAAATTACCCGCATCGGTCAAATAGCCATTTTAGACGATGGGGGTGGAATGGACGAAAAGACTCTACGCCTATCACTACAATTCGGAAATGGAACTCACTTAGAAACCGAAAATCAACAGGGCATTGGAAAGTTTGGAATGGGTCTACCTGCTTCTTCTATCTCGCAGTGCACACTAGTCGAAGTCTGGTCATGGCAAGATGGAGTGGATAATGCAATATATACCTATCTTGATTTGAATCAGATTAAGAAAAAAGAATTAATCGAAATACCTAAACCTAAGAAACATAAAATTCCTAAAATATATTCTAGAATCGGAAAAGATTTTGGTAAATCAGGAACCTTAGTTGTTTGGTCTAGATTAGATAGAATTCTATGGCGAAGAGCAGATGCGATCATTACCAATTCTGAATTTTTAATCGGACGTTTATACAGAAAATTTTTAGACAAGAAGAAGTGCAGCATACGCATGGTAGCCTTTAATTTAAATGATTTAATTAACATTAGAATTGATCGGTATGCTCTGCCAAATGATCCTATGTATTTAATGGATAAAACTTCTTGTCCTGCTCCATTTGACAAAAAACCAATGTTTGAAGAGTTCGGCGATA is part of the Leptospiraceae bacterium genome and encodes:
- a CDS encoding AAA family ATPase, translating into MKINRIIIENYLCYYEKKTFNLSDGLNIIIGENGEGKTKFYEALDWMFTGLIDGKEPKLLELISAKKKKDSSVGGKFEVSVSIEVRQFNEVKYVKRSYVVTKESDLNFITSQVMLTATVDKVNGEREHARAEQIFSEIFPERYRRFSMFKGEQEFRILEKPDSFNELVAAFSESSDYENYTKAISEMRKIREKSISEAGKRSQKDSINYQIAKTKIEEKEKEVKSFSDRLYIIKNNKNILEQQIKLHESSVANSEEIEKLNKRIAELEQAIKSKQDLIDQDYTKYLFDEKWILRDFESVFNEYCRKIENFSKEKWEQESNYQKKIAYEQGQADLITAHKANLPFDVPSVDLMRDMLEEEICKVCNRSAPIGSDAYIFMKSRFEKYKKIVEGGAKKKKEQFLFSNDYLGKLRFIMDTHRNNRLLAEDIMESIEQKKQSNHSLFEEINDLNNKLASEKKEKSRIISFSNESEERSQNKLTDYRSWIQDLWDCKREEITFTEKLNGLVNELKDLEEEATRYNTTKDPILVKARDLYDTISKIFNDTKERKFDDFIEKLQRETNEIFGKINLDAFKGYIKFEKKLIGTKANINVLLIEDNGIFENPNDSLKTSMHISILFAISKLAKEFSSDDYPMIFDAPTSTFGELKTTNFLNVLNEVGNQKILLIKDFITRDLKNGNLTIKNEFRNIKRDKAFWVKLQRPFDEHNLSTINTEVVEL
- a CDS encoding DEAD/DEAH box helicase family protein, coding for MATGTGKTITALYCLLKEFHEEKRFNAVIIVPTLSLLNQWYEEAKKFNFRNFVLVSLESKWEQGLKSFINSASLPNSSFIIIVTYASFKKERLQEYFRKLPPSTLLIADEAHNLGSKDTLRLLPKIAINRRIGLSATPNRKYDEAGNGEIESFFNDNNPYVYSFSMKEAIQKNFLCTYTYHPYLVQLTDEEFEEYLEITKKLARFFNDKEGFKNSPEAEKLLLLRKRIIHKANNKKKAFREIIEIEFKRKGNLKYTLVYAPEGIENNYSDVETEIESQDDIKLLDEYSRIVRDIDKSVMISQFIANTYNRDNVLKEFEQGDRHVLVSMKCLDEGIDVPRSEVAIFCASTGNPRQFIQRRGRVLRPHIDKTYARIYDLVVIPPSAGISTYAMERNLIKNELERVIEFSDLSMNKMETYTKLQKVLNDYNLSFTK
- a CDS encoding DEAD/DEAH box helicase translates to MNLAKLFSRADDEIIQDIIGHTSISLLQKVMPEKATPSQLKKLVVELFHYEGLLLKDDTRAHIIDLLRTDEIQSLHGRLGLRANGSLYESLKRLKFERGSEKEEILFTFFELKVPELDKKVVVLPVEEADTSYALFSHQRKAIRELEDRLNHGAERIILHMPTGSGKTRTTMNYICDFLRKKEPSVVIWLAYSEELCEQAVGEFKKAWKSIGNRKIKVQRFYSTSQWEDGMEDGIIVAGLAKMYSAIRKNEIQFINDLSDKVSLIIMDEAHQAVAESYNRILQILSRKQNVSIIGLTATPGRSYLNIEEDEKLASFFHRNKITLKVDGYKNPIDYLTDNGYLAKVTFEPLMHKGGNTISDADIAKIEKELDLSEEVLIKLGKDEIRNAAILSKLKSLVLRHKRIMFFSASVEHSNLIAFMLRAIGITAFSVTGQTPSSERAKVIRQYKSDEDTSFVLCNYGIFTTGFDAPKTSCAMIARPTKSLVLYSQMVGRAIRGIEAGGNEEAEIITVVDIKLPGFRSMAEAFMNWEDVF